In Flammeovirgaceae bacterium 311, one DNA window encodes the following:
- a CDS encoding hypothetical protein (COG2755 Lysophospholipase L1 and related esterases), protein MKYINFKYPLLALLASMAITACEPDVELDQVSPEEASGQADFSVYVALGNSLTAGYADAALNRQGQIWSYPAIMAERIQTIQPELTFNQPLLPEGVANGTRYIQSFNAAGTPVIVPVSNGLSAQQIYAPISGTFQNLGVPGAKVGHLIMPGYGSSQGNPYFARFATSQAATVVGMAADQDPTFFTLWIGNNDVLGYALAGGEADEITSPADFEARYRAIINQLKDANPNIEGALANIPDIGGTPMFSQFPWNGLGPLSQEQASLLNAGFEAQLRNQVIRGVITEGARRQIIAAVAPQVVYQQARATMTEEEAQEFMQSPAGQAAINSLITSLTNDEEPEAVNNLVVQNLNSEPVQAQIEQNYQGALQADAAGQLAQALGEEGVAAVNANQEAQLTQLRSAGFFPNFTEGMNPFLVEDENSPSTFRVARETDRILLSGVSNPAIFNPLEGRAILPGAYVLDATEMAEIESAIEAYNNIIRTVANENTFALVDMNTFFDRVVSGGISEGGNTFTNAFVSGNAFSLDGVHLTPKGYALVARKFIDDINAYYGSSIPKPNLDRYPAVTFPGN, encoded by the coding sequence ATGAAATATATAAACTTTAAATACCCTCTGCTGGCTCTTCTTGCTTCTATGGCCATAACAGCCTGTGAGCCAGATGTTGAGCTCGACCAGGTTTCTCCCGAAGAAGCCAGTGGCCAGGCCGACTTTTCAGTATATGTAGCTTTAGGGAATTCACTAACCGCCGGTTATGCAGATGCCGCCCTCAACAGACAGGGTCAGATCTGGTCTTACCCGGCAATCATGGCTGAAAGAATACAGACCATACAGCCTGAACTGACTTTCAACCAGCCATTACTTCCGGAAGGGGTAGCAAACGGAACCCGCTATATTCAAAGCTTTAATGCAGCCGGTACACCTGTTATTGTTCCTGTAAGCAACGGATTATCTGCACAACAAATATATGCACCTATTAGTGGTACATTCCAGAATCTTGGTGTACCAGGTGCAAAGGTGGGCCATTTAATTATGCCTGGCTATGGCAGCTCACAGGGAAATCCATACTTTGCCAGGTTTGCTACTTCGCAGGCAGCAACAGTGGTAGGAATGGCTGCTGATCAGGATCCTACCTTCTTTACCCTCTGGATAGGCAATAATGATGTTTTAGGTTATGCACTGGCAGGTGGCGAAGCAGACGAAATCACTTCTCCAGCTGACTTTGAAGCAAGATACCGTGCCATCATCAATCAGCTGAAAGATGCTAATCCTAACATCGAAGGTGCCCTGGCCAACATACCAGATATAGGCGGTACTCCTATGTTCAGCCAGTTTCCCTGGAATGGCCTTGGTCCTCTTTCACAGGAACAGGCATCATTACTGAATGCCGGGTTCGAAGCCCAGCTTAGAAACCAGGTGATCAGAGGAGTGATTACAGAAGGTGCAAGACGGCAGATTATTGCTGCAGTGGCTCCGCAGGTTGTGTATCAGCAGGCACGGGCCACCATGACTGAAGAAGAGGCACAGGAATTTATGCAATCGCCAGCAGGCCAGGCCGCTATCAACAGTTTGATCACGTCGCTAACCAATGATGAAGAACCGGAAGCTGTAAATAATCTAGTGGTGCAAAACCTGAACTCAGAGCCTGTACAGGCTCAGATAGAGCAAAATTACCAGGGTGCCTTACAGGCTGATGCTGCAGGCCAGCTGGCTCAGGCACTTGGTGAAGAGGGTGTTGCTGCAGTTAATGCAAACCAGGAGGCACAGTTAACCCAGCTTCGCTCAGCTGGCTTCTTCCCCAACTTTACCGAAGGCATGAATCCTTTCCTTGTTGAGGATGAAAACAGCCCCTCTACATTTAGAGTTGCCCGTGAAACCGATAGAATCTTGCTTTCAGGTGTGTCTAACCCTGCAATTTTCAATCCTCTGGAGGGTAGAGCTATTTTACCGGGAGCCTATGTATTAGATGCAACAGAAATGGCCGAGATAGAATCAGCCATAGAAGCCTACAATAATATTATCAGAACCGTTGCAAATGAAAATACCTTTGCACTGGTCGATATGAACACATTCTTTGATCGCGTAGTTAGCGGTGGCATCTCTGAAGGAGGCAATACCTTTACAAACGCCTTTGTTTCCGGTAATGCATTCAGCCTGGATGGTGTACACCTTACCCCTAAAGGCTATGCTTTGGTTGCACGTAAATTCATTGATGACATCAATGCATACTACGGCTCCAGCATTCCAAAGCCAAACCTGGACAGGTACCCGGCAGTGACATTCCCTGGTAACTAA
- a CDS encoding preprotein translocase, secg subunit, with the protein MTLVISLIVIICLLLVLVVLAQNSKGGGLSSQFGGGGASQMIGVKRTGDLLEKVTWGLAIALLALSLVTNILLADNQPEGPVSPNIQRAQETIIPPVGGGLEGLGGEQGETAAPAAGDTAQ; encoded by the coding sequence ATGACTCTTGTAATTAGTCTGATCGTTATCATCTGCCTCCTGTTAGTACTGGTAGTATTAGCACAAAATAGTAAGGGTGGCGGACTTTCCTCTCAGTTTGGAGGCGGTGGTGCTTCTCAGATGATTGGTGTTAAACGCACCGGCGATCTGCTTGAGAAAGTAACCTGGGGCCTGGCAATTGCGCTGCTGGCACTTAGCCTGGTTACAAACATATTACTAGCCGATAACCAACCTGAAGGCCCTGTTAGCCCTAACATTCAGCGTGCTCAGGAAACCATTATACCTCCTGTGGGCGGTGGATTAGAAGGCTTGGGTGGCGAGCAAGGCGAAACAGCAGCTCCTGCTGCCGGCGATACAGCTCAGTAA
- a CDS encoding transcriptional regulator (COG1221 Transcriptional regulators containing an AAA-type ATPase domain and a DNA-binding domain): MTEQELQTIKLRFGIVGNSPLLNHAIKVASQVAPTDMTVLITGESGVGKESFSKIIHHLSARKHGQFIAINCGAIPEGTIDSELFGHEKGSFTGAAEARKGYFEVTNGGTIFLDEIGEMPLGTQARLLRVLENGEFIRVGSSKVQKTDVRVVTATNVNLIEAVEKRKFREDLYYRLSTVPIFVPPLRERGDDVELLFMKFASDFAERYRVRPIKLEPEAVRVLLGYRFPGNIRQLKNLVEQISVLEINRDIDADTLRRYLPQEGSLVPALVPRSQQNKDDNFTERDLLYKVLFEMRRDLTDLKKLVHEVLQNESYGSQILHDHSNLFDGMDNEEDFEEQEAQVSLRLERTAARPETPAYELDSVEDITHEIEEDESLSLEKKEKEMIVKALRKNNNKRKWAARDLGISERTLYRKIKQYEIEE; the protein is encoded by the coding sequence GTGACAGAACAGGAATTACAGACAATAAAACTAAGATTTGGTATTGTGGGAAATTCCCCTTTGCTGAATCATGCCATAAAAGTGGCTTCTCAGGTAGCACCAACTGATATGACGGTGCTGATTACCGGTGAGAGTGGTGTGGGTAAAGAATCTTTTTCTAAGATCATTCACCATCTTAGTGCTCGCAAACACGGTCAGTTTATTGCGATCAACTGTGGCGCCATTCCGGAAGGAACTATTGATTCAGAGCTCTTCGGGCATGAAAAAGGCTCTTTTACAGGTGCAGCAGAAGCCCGTAAAGGGTATTTTGAAGTTACCAACGGCGGCACTATTTTCCTTGACGAAATTGGTGAGATGCCACTGGGCACACAGGCCAGGCTGCTAAGGGTACTGGAGAATGGAGAATTCATCAGGGTGGGGTCTTCCAAAGTACAGAAAACCGATGTGCGCGTGGTAACTGCCACCAACGTAAACCTGATCGAGGCTGTAGAAAAGCGCAAGTTCAGGGAAGACCTGTACTACCGCCTAAGTACGGTACCCATTTTTGTGCCACCCCTGCGGGAGCGTGGCGATGATGTGGAGCTGCTTTTCATGAAATTTGCTTCTGATTTTGCAGAGCGTTACCGGGTACGTCCCATCAAGCTGGAGCCGGAAGCAGTAAGGGTACTGCTTGGCTACCGTTTTCCGGGAAATATCAGGCAATTAAAAAACCTGGTGGAGCAAATCAGTGTGCTGGAAATTAACCGCGATATTGATGCCGATACCTTAAGAAGGTACCTGCCACAGGAAGGCAGCCTTGTACCCGCGCTGGTACCCCGCTCTCAGCAAAATAAAGATGATAATTTCACGGAAAGGGACCTCCTCTACAAGGTGCTTTTTGAAATGAGACGAGACCTGACCGATCTCAAGAAGCTGGTGCATGAGGTGCTGCAAAACGAAAGCTACGGCAGCCAGATCCTACACGACCACAGCAACCTATTCGACGGTATGGATAATGAAGAAGATTTCGAAGAGCAGGAGGCACAAGTAAGCTTGCGTCTGGAACGTACGGCTGCACGACCGGAAACTCCTGCCTACGAGTTGGACAGTGTAGAAGACATTACGCATGAAATTGAAGAAGACGAATCACTTTCCCTGGAGAAAAAAGAAAAGGAAATGATCGTTAAAGCGTTACGTAAGAACAACAACAAAAGAAAGTGGGCCGCACGGGATCTGGGTATTTCCGAACGCACATTATACAGAAAAATCAAACAGTATGAAATTGAAGAATAA
- a CDS encoding para-aminobenzoate synthase subunit I (COG0147 Anthranilate/para-aminobenzoate synthases component I) — protein MRQQKQYAIPPDQIQHFAELALQWAMQQEEYIAYYSSCGISYAYGSFPQLLAIGASQLIEPDDAPFEVLLQQHRQQPDWYFGYFAYELKNQIHRLKSENPGRLSQPPCAFFRPKHLLHFNQEGVLIESAENPQLLLEAIFATTLAHLRPAKNASLQAGMHKEEYLQKVNKIQEHIQEGDCYELNMCMEFRADDYSEDPLLLFRLLTSASPAPFTCFQRFKDQYLISASPERFLKKEKSLLISQPIKGTIRRGLSSAEDSQLRQQLADSEKDRAENLMIVDLVRNDLARSCSWGSVAVPELFGIYSFRQVHQMISTVTGTLRPSVPFTEAIRAAFPMGSMTGAPKHIVMELIDLYENVQRGLYSGAAGFISPAEDFDFNVVIRSMLYDASKKRLSFSVGGAITWDSVPEEEYNECLLKARAMLEILGAKTGQE, from the coding sequence ATGCGCCAGCAAAAGCAGTATGCAATTCCTCCTGATCAGATTCAGCACTTTGCTGAACTAGCTTTGCAATGGGCAATGCAGCAGGAGGAATATATAGCTTATTATAGCTCCTGTGGCATTTCTTATGCCTATGGTTCTTTTCCACAGCTGCTGGCCATTGGCGCCAGCCAGCTGATAGAACCTGACGATGCACCTTTCGAAGTACTGCTACAGCAGCACCGGCAGCAACCCGACTGGTACTTTGGTTATTTTGCCTATGAGCTGAAGAATCAGATTCACCGGCTCAAGAGCGAAAATCCCGGAAGACTCAGCCAGCCTCCCTGCGCTTTTTTCAGGCCTAAACACCTGCTGCATTTCAACCAGGAGGGCGTATTGATAGAATCCGCTGAAAACCCCCAGCTTCTTCTAGAGGCCATCTTTGCTACCACCTTAGCACACCTGCGCCCGGCAAAGAATGCCAGCCTGCAGGCAGGGATGCATAAAGAAGAATATCTGCAGAAGGTAAATAAAATACAGGAGCACATCCAGGAAGGTGACTGCTACGAACTAAACATGTGCATGGAGTTTCGGGCAGATGATTACAGCGAGGATCCCCTCCTGCTCTTCCGATTATTAACCAGCGCCTCTCCTGCCCCTTTTACCTGCTTTCAGCGCTTTAAGGATCAGTACCTGATTTCAGCTTCGCCTGAGAGATTTTTAAAAAAAGAAAAGAGCCTACTCATCTCCCAGCCCATCAAAGGCACCATCAGGCGTGGCCTTTCCAGTGCGGAAGACAGCCAGCTCAGACAGCAGCTGGCCGACAGTGAAAAAGATCGTGCAGAAAATCTGATGATCGTAGACCTGGTACGCAATGACCTTGCCCGTTCCTGCTCCTGGGGTTCGGTTGCTGTTCCGGAACTGTTCGGCATTTACTCCTTTCGGCAGGTACACCAAATGATTTCTACTGTTACCGGTACGTTAAGGCCTAGTGTACCCTTCACAGAGGCCATCAGAGCAGCTTTTCCCATGGGCAGCATGACCGGTGCACCCAAACACATTGTAATGGAGCTGATAGACCTCTACGAAAACGTACAGCGTGGTTTATATAGTGGCGCCGCTGGTTTTATTAGCCCTGCCGAAGACTTTGATTTCAATGTGGTGATCCGCAGCATGCTCTATGATGCCAGCAAGAAACGCCTTAGTTTCAGTGTAGGTGGTGCTATCACCTGGGATTCAGTCCCGGAAGAGGAATATAACGAATGTCTGCTGAAGGCCAGGGCCATGCTGGAAATCCTGGGAGCAAAAACAGGCCAGGAATAA
- a CDS encoding ycei family protein (COG2353 Uncharacterized conserved protein): protein MKLNKSFYALLMAGALFAACDSKPAGDVAEVGEAQEVSDIQSEATFAVDKSASKVAWIGLKPGGRHYGTFGIQDGALEIQNGEVAGGNLVIDLNDIDVKDLEGEYRDKLTGHLKSPDFFDVANSPTGNFVITSVTKLDGTASDAALNEESRKEVDNAADQFVPEVTNPTHRVTGNLTLRDTTLSVTFPAQIQMTDNGLQAKARFVIDRTNWGITFRDDTSPVNRAKDEVIYNNVAVGFDLNAKRQ, encoded by the coding sequence ATGAAATTGAACAAATCCTTTTACGCCCTCCTGATGGCAGGTGCACTTTTTGCAGCCTGCGACAGCAAGCCAGCCGGCGATGTTGCCGAGGTTGGTGAAGCACAGGAAGTTTCTGACATTCAAAGTGAAGCCACCTTTGCTGTTGATAAAAGCGCCAGCAAAGTTGCCTGGATCGGTCTTAAACCAGGTGGCCGCCACTACGGTACATTCGGCATCCAGGATGGAGCACTTGAAATTCAAAATGGTGAAGTTGCCGGTGGTAATCTTGTGATAGACCTGAATGACATAGACGTTAAGGACCTGGAAGGTGAATACAGGGACAAACTTACCGGTCACCTGAAGTCTCCCGACTTCTTTGATGTTGCCAATTCTCCTACTGGTAATTTTGTTATCACTTCTGTAACCAAGCTCGATGGTACTGCCTCTGATGCTGCTCTTAATGAAGAGTCAAGAAAAGAAGTGGATAATGCTGCCGATCAGTTTGTACCAGAGGTAACCAACCCAACGCACCGCGTAACTGGTAATCTTACCCTGCGTGACACTACCCTTAGCGTTACCTTCCCCGCACAAATTCAAATGACAGACAACGGCCTGCAGGCCAAGGCACGTTTTGTAATTGACCGCACCAACTGGGGTATTACTTTCCGCGACGATACCAGCCCTGTTAACCGTGCAAAAGACGAAGTTATTTATAACAATGTAGCTGTTGGCTTTGATTTGAATGCCAAGAGACAATAA
- a CDS encoding (dimethylallyl)adenosine tRNA methylthiotransferase (COG0621 2-methylthioadenine synthetase), producing MKNLIQEIDLLPQEQPVEESCGVKVSVDQNTGKARKLYIESYGCQMNFSDSEIVSSIMQKEGFDTTSHAEEADIIFLNTCSIREKAEQTVRNRLTHFNGLKKHKPEMMVGILGCMAERLKEKLLEEEKIVDLVVGPDAYRDLPKLISTADEGQKAVNVFLSREETYADISPVRLNSNGVTAFISIMRGCDNMCSFCVVPFTRGRERSRDPHSVVAEARQLFEQGFREVTLLGQNVDSYKWSPEENNKAKLEKSGVAEVVNFAHLLQMVAAISPELRVRFSTSHPKDITDEVLHTMSRYENICKYIHLPAQSGNSRVLQLMNRTYDREWYLERVAAIRSILGEECGISSDFIAGFCTETEDEHQDTLSLLDLVKYDFSYMFFYSERPGTLAAKKFEDDIPLEVKKRRLSEIIQKQQQNALERNKLDVGKVHKVLIEGFSRKSDQQLQGRNTANKVIIFDKGNLQKGQYVNVLVTGCTGATLFGEVVD from the coding sequence ATGAAGAACCTGATTCAGGAGATAGATCTGCTGCCACAAGAGCAGCCTGTAGAAGAAAGCTGCGGCGTAAAAGTATCGGTAGACCAAAATACCGGCAAGGCCCGCAAGCTTTATATTGAAAGCTATGGCTGTCAGATGAATTTCTCTGATAGTGAGATTGTGTCGTCCATCATGCAAAAGGAAGGTTTTGACACCACCAGCCATGCCGAAGAAGCTGATATCATCTTTTTAAACACCTGCTCTATCCGTGAAAAGGCAGAGCAAACGGTCCGCAACCGCCTAACACACTTCAATGGCCTTAAGAAGCATAAGCCTGAAATGATGGTAGGTATTTTAGGCTGTATGGCCGAACGCCTGAAAGAAAAGCTGCTGGAAGAAGAAAAGATTGTAGACCTGGTAGTGGGCCCAGATGCCTACCGTGACCTGCCAAAGCTGATCAGCACAGCAGACGAAGGACAGAAAGCTGTGAATGTGTTCCTCTCCCGTGAGGAAACCTATGCCGATATCAGCCCGGTGCGCCTTAACTCCAATGGGGTAACTGCCTTTATCTCCATTATGCGGGGTTGTGACAACATGTGCTCCTTCTGTGTGGTGCCCTTTACCCGCGGCCGCGAACGCAGCCGGGATCCTCATTCTGTTGTGGCAGAGGCACGCCAGTTATTCGAACAGGGCTTCCGTGAAGTTACCCTGCTGGGACAGAATGTAGACAGCTACAAATGGTCACCTGAAGAAAATAACAAAGCAAAGCTGGAAAAATCAGGGGTGGCAGAGGTTGTTAACTTTGCCCATTTGCTGCAAATGGTAGCCGCAATCAGCCCGGAACTAAGGGTACGTTTCTCTACCTCTCATCCAAAAGATATTACGGATGAGGTACTGCATACCATGTCCCGCTACGAAAATATCTGCAAATACATTCACCTGCCTGCCCAGAGCGGTAACAGCAGAGTACTGCAGCTCATGAACCGCACCTACGACCGTGAGTGGTACCTGGAACGCGTAGCAGCGATCCGCAGCATTCTGGGCGAGGAATGTGGCATCAGCTCTGACTTTATTGCCGGCTTCTGCACCGAAACTGAAGATGAGCATCAGGATACCCTTAGCCTGCTCGATCTGGTGAAATATGACTTCAGCTATATGTTCTTCTACAGTGAAAGGCCTGGTACGCTGGCCGCCAAGAAGTTTGAGGACGATATACCGCTGGAAGTAAAAAAGCGCCGCCTCAGCGAAATTATTCAGAAACAGCAGCAGAATGCACTGGAGCGCAACAAGCTCGATGTTGGCAAAGTACATAAAGTACTGATAGAAGGATTCTCGCGCAAATCAGACCAGCAGCTACAGGGGCGTAACACTGCCAACAAAGTAATCATCTTCGACAAGGGTAATCTGCAGAAAGGCCAATATGTAAATGTGCTGGTAACCGGCTGCACAGGTGCTACCCTTTTTGGAGAAGTAGTAGATTAA
- a CDS encoding Co-chaperonin GroES (COG0234 Co-chaperonin GroES (HSP10)), with translation MSNLNIKPLADRVLVEPAAAEEKTASGIIIPDTAKEKPQRGQIVAVGNGKKDEPLTVKVGDQVLYGKYSGTEITIGGKDYLIMRESDIYAVL, from the coding sequence ATGTCAAACCTGAACATTAAACCACTTGCTGACAGAGTGCTGGTAGAACCTGCTGCAGCTGAAGAAAAAACTGCATCCGGCATCATTATTCCTGACACAGCCAAGGAAAAGCCGCAGCGCGGCCAGATTGTTGCTGTTGGTAATGGAAAAAAAGATGAGCCATTGACAGTAAAAGTAGGCGATCAGGTACTGTACGGAAAATATTCCGGCACTGAAATCACCATTGGTGGTAAAGATTACCTGATCATGCGCGAATCTGACATTTATGCAGTTCTGTAA